The Virgibacillus dokdonensis genome includes a window with the following:
- a CDS encoding MarR family winged helix-turn-helix transcriptional regulator has protein sequence MKNKKYITNNDLIPNSQHIGRLILQLQRLERNPRTFGKAGTLTPSEIHAVDAIGEDGNVLMSQIAERLGITKGAITQIISRLEKKEIVFRTSHPEDSRAVLISLTEKGVVAFRAHMELHQNFYQKLSKQLNADEIAIFEKCIKIFSSLLDEVDD, from the coding sequence ATGAAGAATAAAAAATACATTACAAATAACGATTTAATCCCTAACAGCCAGCATATCGGTAGATTAATCTTGCAACTTCAACGACTCGAACGAAACCCTCGTACCTTTGGTAAAGCAGGTACGTTGACTCCAAGTGAGATTCATGCAGTAGATGCAATTGGAGAAGACGGAAATGTACTTATGAGCCAGATTGCAGAACGACTCGGAATTACCAAAGGAGCAATCACACAGATTATTAGTCGGTTGGAAAAGAAAGAAATTGTTTTTCGGACTTCACATCCCGAAGATTCAAGAGCAGTGTTAATTTCATTAACTGAAAAGGGAGTAGTAGCTTTTCGAGCACATATGGAACTTCATCAGAACTTTTACCAAAAACTTAGTAAACAGCTAAATGCTGACGAAATTGCTATTTTTGAAAAATGTATAAAGATTTTTTCATCATTACTAGACGAAGTAGATGATTGA
- a CDS encoding EamA family transporter, translating to MGITFAILSACTFAINNVVVKKGIMRDTHNDNGLFITVIINIILLGLLCFIVIGIRGWNFEFSWTAIFFFSLAGLCTTGIGRFTLFSSISYIGPSKASAIRNSTPIFTTLFALIIIKENIAFLPGVGMVLLLGGIINEGIRISTSKTSKQEHIPNSFTVHSKKHQYLGVGLALLSALTFGVGQGFRKQGLIETNDAFLGAWIGALASFIFLILYKTVRKEFTAAKLKKSFTTMNPFYLTAGVLTSLGPLFFFLAAQTMEVSYVSVIAATEPLITILISAAIFKGIESITIGTWLTIFIMLFGTILIAINM from the coding sequence ATGGGGATTACTTTTGCAATTTTATCAGCCTGCACGTTTGCTATAAACAACGTGGTTGTAAAGAAAGGTATCATGCGAGATACTCATAACGATAATGGCTTATTTATTACTGTTATCATAAATATAATTCTTTTGGGTTTATTATGCTTCATTGTTATTGGAATAAGAGGATGGAATTTTGAGTTTTCATGGACAGCTATCTTCTTCTTTTCACTTGCTGGATTATGTACAACAGGGATAGGTAGATTTACATTATTTTCAAGCATTTCATATATAGGACCATCAAAAGCATCGGCAATTCGTAACTCAACGCCCATTTTTACAACTTTGTTTGCCCTTATTATTATTAAAGAAAATATTGCGTTTTTACCAGGCGTTGGAATGGTACTCCTACTTGGAGGAATAATTAATGAAGGAATAAGAATTTCCACGTCTAAGACATCGAAACAAGAACATATCCCTAATTCCTTTACAGTTCATTCTAAGAAACATCAGTATCTAGGCGTAGGGTTGGCTTTATTATCAGCTTTAACTTTCGGAGTTGGTCAAGGATTTCGTAAACAAGGCTTAATAGAAACGAATGACGCATTTTTAGGTGCATGGATAGGAGCTTTGGCTTCTTTTATTTTCTTAATTCTTTATAAAACCGTTCGCAAAGAATTTACAGCAGCAAAATTAAAGAAGAGCTTCACTACGATGAACCCTTTCTATTTAACTGCTGGCGTTCTAACAAGTCTTGGTCCACTATTCTTTTTCCTGGCTGCGCAAACGATGGAAGTTTCCTATGTAAGTGTAATTGCAGCTACAGAACCATTAATTACTATTTTAATTAGTGCAGCCATTTTTAAAGGGATTGAATCAATTACTATAGGTACTTGGCTAACCATTTTTATAATGCTCTTTGGAACAATATTGATCGCAATTAATATGTGA
- a CDS encoding dihydropteridine reductase, translating to MQIYWTKINKIIEEAPEVKTYLLDCPKGFTWEEGSHTHFALEGFNAGDKPNRSLIRHMSISTLPNENSIGITTRIREQCSEFKTILRNLEVGNQVAIFKTHSNVPLKREDKNVYLLSSGVGLATFRPLVLEYFERADNVKHIHSLNIDSSQGFLFTNIFESSLDKKFTSQFVDNRKEYYEEVKNLAADKDGLFYVVGSDEFIVQNMEVLREQGIKVGQIMLDKHERQMSEFLPM from the coding sequence ATGCAAATATACTGGACTAAAATAAATAAGATTATTGAAGAAGCCCCTGAAGTTAAAACGTACCTGCTAGACTGTCCGAAAGGCTTTACATGGGAAGAAGGTTCCCACACTCATTTTGCGCTGGAAGGTTTTAATGCAGGAGATAAACCAAACCGCTCCCTGATTCGCCACATGTCAATCTCAACTTTACCGAACGAAAATTCAATTGGGATTACGACACGCATCAGAGAGCAGTGTTCGGAGTTTAAAACGATTTTAAGGAATCTTGAAGTGGGCAATCAAGTTGCAATATTTAAAACGCATTCAAATGTACCCCTTAAAAGAGAAGACAAAAATGTTTATCTGCTGTCATCAGGTGTCGGTTTGGCAACTTTCAGACCATTGGTGCTTGAGTATTTCGAACGTGCGGACAACGTCAAACACATTCATTCTCTGAACATCGATTCATCGCAAGGTTTTTTATTCACTAATATTTTTGAATCTTCATTGGACAAGAAGTTCACATCACAATTTGTCGATAATCGTAAAGAATATTATGAAGAAGTGAAAAATCTTGCTGCAGACAAGGATGGACTATTCTATGTTGTAGGTAGCGACGAATTCATTGTGCAGAATATGGAGGTGTTGCGTGAGCAGGGCATTAAGGTGGGACAGATTATGCTCGACAAGCATGAACGACAGATGTCTGAATTTTTACCAATGTAA
- a CDS encoding acid shock protein — MKKVLFLIVISILSLSLAACSGETESEAKAENEKETEQENKEQEEADSQKTEEKQEQNKGMNVDKATQLLEDHVLEENDEIQKLTMNDGEIKASIIIGDNDTINDKTLLAQIAYSSAGDEFLQHEGWEVLTIDFVDLAEVSMHRNEQETDENDFVYFPMDKIIDQFDSEAN; from the coding sequence TTGAAAAAAGTATTGTTTTTAATTGTTATTAGTATTTTGAGCCTTTCATTGGCTGCTTGTTCTGGAGAAACTGAGAGCGAAGCAAAGGCAGAAAATGAAAAAGAGACGGAGCAAGAAAATAAGGAACAAGAAGAGGCAGATAGTCAAAAGACGGAAGAGAAACAAGAACAAAACAAAGGTATGAATGTGGATAAAGCAACACAATTATTAGAGGATCATGTATTAGAAGAAAATGATGAAATACAAAAATTAACGATGAACGATGGAGAAATAAAAGCTTCCATTATAATTGGCGATAACGACACGATAAATGATAAAACTTTGTTAGCTCAAATTGCTTATAGTAGTGCCGGTGATGAATTTTTGCAACATGAAGGCTGGGAAGTACTAACCATAGATTTTGTTGATCTTGCTGAAGTATCGATGCATCGAAATGAACAAGAAACCGATGAAAATGATTTTGTTTATTTTCCAATGGATAAAATAATTGATCAGTTTGATTCAGAAGCAAACTAA
- a CDS encoding LysR family transcriptional regulator gives MELRQIRYFVAIANSKSYSEAANNLFVTQPTLSWNIQKLEEELNVRLFYQTNQGLKLTEAGNIFYEKGKDILIHVDELTETIQQLNQKENKTLKVGLTVLFAIQYMKEIVHFTSTHPEVEVSLIQTGSIKLQKMLANKELDIGLLSFPIYEPSITIENLNTSNPDYSVAVVMPFNHPLAEKKSIQFSDLKGASICSFSSNYVLGKILHKSCQENGFQPNIIFMNDNWEVLLQNTLITGGVTLMPKALERLSNYNNLKWIPLNDKANYFKIGIAKRKNEHLKDIAIRFIDTIKKN, from the coding sequence ATGGAGCTTCGACAAATTAGATACTTTGTAGCCATTGCAAACTCTAAAAGTTATTCAGAAGCAGCAAATAATTTATTTGTGACGCAACCAACCTTAAGTTGGAACATACAAAAGCTAGAAGAAGAATTAAACGTTCGTTTATTTTATCAAACAAATCAAGGGTTAAAACTAACCGAGGCAGGAAACATATTCTATGAAAAAGGAAAAGACATTCTTATTCATGTAGATGAATTAACAGAAACCATTCAGCAACTCAATCAAAAGGAAAACAAAACACTAAAAGTTGGCCTAACTGTTCTTTTTGCTATTCAATATATGAAAGAAATTGTTCATTTTACTTCTACCCATCCTGAAGTTGAAGTATCCCTTATTCAAACCGGATCTATTAAATTGCAAAAAATGCTCGCCAACAAGGAACTAGATATTGGATTATTATCTTTCCCTATTTATGAGCCTTCCATTACTATTGAAAACTTGAACACTTCTAATCCAGATTACTCAGTCGCTGTTGTCATGCCTTTTAACCATCCATTAGCTGAGAAAAAATCCATACAATTCTCCGATTTAAAGGGTGCTTCCATTTGTTCATTTTCTTCTAATTACGTATTGGGAAAAATACTTCATAAATCCTGTCAGGAAAATGGATTTCAACCAAATATTATTTTTATGAATGACAACTGGGAAGTTTTATTACAGAATACGCTTATTACAGGTGGTGTCACCTTAATGCCAAAAGCACTTGAACGCCTGAGTAACTATAACAATTTAAAATGGATACCGCTTAATGATAAAGCAAATTATTTTAAAATAGGAATTGCAAAAAGAAAAAATGAACACTTAAAAGATATTGCTATACGTTTCATTGATACGATAAAAAAGAATTAA
- a CDS encoding 2-dehydropantoate 2-reductase — MKIAIAGSGALGSRFGYMLYEAGNDVILIDKWKEHIDSIRENGLIVQDGNNRKIVNIPIFYPHEVAEEVDLVFVFTKSMGLQDMLEDIKPILGENTSVISLLNGIGHEDILKEYLPVKNIFMGVTIYTSGLKGSGHVTFEGSGTIEIQNFTPGDREEKKALQLVGMLNQAGFKAYYSEDVKYSIWRKACVNGAMNAICALLDCNLAEFVSTNQAEMIIRHIAKEFVKVAKEKGTILDEDDIVEYILQSSRKVGSHYPSMHQDLIQNHRLTEVDFLNGAVARMSKEFSFETPYNTFITQLIHAKEQIIMDE, encoded by the coding sequence ATGAAAATAGCAATCGCAGGATCTGGAGCGTTGGGTAGTCGGTTTGGCTACATGCTTTACGAAGCAGGAAATGATGTTATCTTAATTGATAAATGGAAAGAACATATTGATTCCATTCGGGAAAATGGTCTCATCGTTCAAGATGGAAATAACAGAAAAATAGTTAACATTCCTATCTTTTATCCCCATGAAGTGGCTGAGGAAGTTGATCTTGTCTTCGTTTTCACAAAATCAATGGGTTTGCAGGATATGCTAGAGGACATAAAACCAATTTTAGGGGAAAATACAAGTGTGATTAGTTTACTAAATGGAATTGGCCATGAAGATATATTAAAAGAATACCTTCCTGTTAAAAACATTTTTATGGGTGTGACCATTTATACTTCAGGATTGAAAGGTTCTGGCCACGTTACCTTTGAGGGATCTGGCACCATTGAAATTCAGAACTTTACACCAGGAGATCGTGAAGAGAAAAAGGCCTTACAACTTGTAGGTATGCTCAATCAAGCTGGTTTTAAAGCATACTATAGTGAGGATGTTAAATATTCTATTTGGAGAAAAGCATGTGTTAATGGAGCGATGAATGCAATTTGTGCACTACTTGATTGTAACTTGGCAGAGTTCGTATCAACGAATCAAGCCGAAATGATTATTCGTCATATCGCGAAGGAGTTTGTTAAAGTAGCCAAGGAAAAGGGAACAATACTAGATGAGGATGATATAGTTGAATATATTTTACAGTCTTCTAGAAAAGTTGGAAGTCACTATCCCTCCATGCACCAAGATCTCATTCAAAACCATCGTTTAACAGAAGTGGATTTTTTAAATGGTGCTGTAGCCCGAATGTCGAAAGAATTTAGCTTTGAGACTCCATATAATACATTCATTACGCAATTAATACACGCTAAGGAACAAATCATAATGGATGAATAG
- the buk gene encoding butyrate kinase: protein MADRILSINPGATSTKLAYFENDEMILSKELTYSYDDIAKYDSIMDQYDFRFREITMWLTEQNMTNGSFDAVVGRGGLLPPVNAGAYIVDDAMIDCLKHRPVLQHASNLGATLAKGVAQAFGTLDCKAYIYDPVTVDQMDDVARISGVADIERKSIGHVLNMRAVCMKIAEEKLQKPYEESNLIVAHVGGGSSASVHKNGRMIDLVSDDEGLFSTERSGGLPLKEVIPLCFERTKKEMTDLTRKKGGLVSYFGTNDARIVEEKAKNGDEKAKLVLEAMAYQIAKTIGELATVLYGKVDGIIMTGGLAYSEFITSLVKDRTSFIAPVFFVPGEAEMVALAKGARRVLVGQEKAQVFKEHDRKAIVV, encoded by the coding sequence ATGGCGGATCGTATTCTATCTATAAATCCTGGAGCAACATCAACGAAACTTGCATATTTTGAAAATGATGAAATGATTTTAAGTAAAGAATTAACCTATTCCTATGATGATATTGCTAAATACGATTCTATCATGGATCAATATGATTTTCGATTTAGAGAGATTACCATGTGGTTAACAGAACAAAACATGACGAATGGTTCTTTCGATGCGGTTGTAGGTCGTGGAGGATTGTTACCTCCAGTTAATGCAGGTGCATATATTGTTGATGACGCAATGATAGATTGTTTAAAACATCGTCCTGTCTTACAACACGCTTCAAATTTGGGAGCTACGCTGGCAAAAGGGGTTGCTCAAGCGTTTGGCACATTGGATTGTAAGGCCTATATATATGATCCTGTAACGGTTGATCAAATGGATGATGTTGCACGAATTTCAGGGGTTGCAGACATAGAGCGTAAAAGTATTGGTCATGTGTTAAATATGCGAGCTGTCTGTATGAAAATTGCAGAAGAAAAGTTACAGAAGCCTTATGAAGAAAGCAATCTTATTGTAGCACATGTTGGCGGAGGAAGTTCAGCTAGTGTTCATAAAAACGGCCGTATGATTGATCTTGTATCTGATGATGAAGGTTTATTTTCAACAGAACGTTCTGGCGGTCTCCCATTAAAAGAAGTTATTCCATTGTGTTTTGAACGTACGAAAAAAGAAATGACGGATTTGACACGGAAAAAAGGTGGACTTGTCTCTTATTTTGGTACAAATGACGCTCGTATTGTTGAGGAAAAAGCTAAAAATGGGGATGAAAAAGCAAAACTTGTTTTAGAGGCGATGGCTTACCAAATAGCAAAGACAATTGGTGAACTCGCTACGGTTCTTTACGGAAAAGTGGATGGAATTATTATGACTGGTGGACTTGCTTATTCGGAGTTTATTACCAGTCTGGTGAAAGATAGAACCTCTTTTATTGCCCCTGTTTTCTTTGTTCCAGGGGAAGCAGAAATGGTAGCACTTGCTAAAGGAGCGAGGCGTGTTTTAGTTGGTCAAGAAAAAGCGCAAGTTTTTAAAGAACACGACAGAAAGGCAATTGTTGTGTAA
- a CDS encoding phosphate acyltransferase: MLHDFQELEQKIGNIKEPKKVAVVKAANEHALESIFELANEGVVIPFLIDSQSEIEDLISKMDMKNTTYHIVDVSSDQEAAYKGVELVRENKVHFIMKGNIQTGTLLKEVVHRETGIREKDVLSHLALIDVPAYPKLIGVTDGGMLLTPNVDQKQAMIENALEVMRALNYHHPKFAVLSAAEVVQPKLPASTDADELTKRFKESEDCVVEGPISLDVALRPSIATEKGYQGEINGDADVLVASDVVAGNTLSKSMLLLANGTMAGIILGAQVPIVLTSRSSSTLEKRYSLLLALQISHAQKEEGVNEDGGSYSIYKSWSNINETCIF; encoded by the coding sequence ATGTTACATGATTTTCAAGAATTGGAACAAAAGATAGGCAACATAAAAGAACCTAAAAAAGTAGCTGTCGTTAAAGCGGCTAATGAACATGCGTTAGAAAGCATTTTTGAACTAGCTAATGAAGGAGTAGTTATACCATTTCTAATTGATAGTCAGTCAGAAATAGAAGATTTAATATCAAAAATGGATATGAAAAACACTACTTATCATATCGTTGATGTGTCATCTGATCAAGAGGCAGCGTATAAAGGTGTTGAATTAGTAAGGGAAAATAAGGTTCATTTTATTATGAAAGGAAATATTCAAACGGGGACATTATTAAAAGAAGTCGTTCATCGGGAAACAGGAATACGAGAGAAAGATGTCCTTTCTCATCTAGCGTTAATCGATGTCCCTGCTTATCCAAAACTGATTGGAGTTACAGATGGCGGTATGCTGTTAACGCCAAATGTCGATCAAAAACAGGCGATGATAGAAAATGCGCTAGAAGTCATGCGGGCATTAAACTATCATCATCCAAAATTTGCGGTATTATCTGCAGCTGAAGTTGTTCAGCCTAAGCTTCCAGCTTCAACAGATGCAGATGAATTAACGAAACGATTTAAGGAAAGTGAAGATTGTGTTGTAGAAGGACCTATTTCATTAGATGTTGCTCTCAGACCTTCCATAGCGACTGAAAAAGGATACCAAGGAGAAATTAACGGGGATGCAGATGTATTAGTTGCTTCTGATGTTGTAGCCGGTAATACACTATCCAAAAGTATGCTCCTACTTGCTAACGGCACAATGGCTGGCATTATTCTTGGGGCTCAAGTTCCAATTGTTTTAACATCTAGAAGTTCAAGTACACTGGAAAAACGATATTCTCTTCTGTTGGCATTACAAATTAGCCATGCACAAAAAGAGGAAGGAGTAAATGAAGATGGCGGATCGTATTCTATCTATAAATCCTGGAGCAACATCAACGAAACTTGCATATTTTGA
- a CDS encoding PTS transporter subunit IIC, which translates to MGTETMTAKKFSMNVLNGLAIGTVLALIPGALLGELFKALLPIFPQGQFVLDVTSMSNSILGLIVGVLIGYQFKFTPIQSASLGLAVMVGGGAVDFSGDALTMAGTGDVINMMFTGAIGAGIIQLLGSRLKSYSIILIPPILLIVGGGLGYALLPYVGHITTLIGHFVSQLLTLQPIIMSVLLAILFSILITTPITTVGIALAVSLAGIGSGAGNLGVVAAGFGLAIAGWRVNSVGTSLAHFIGSPKMSMPNVFAKPKILLPVICNAAVLGILAAIFKIQGTPMSAGFGFSGLVGPVNHLNLAAGGWSVGNIFITILVFVVAPIGLGIFFNYLFTKIWPIISPEDYKLDVE; encoded by the coding sequence ATGGGGACAGAAACAATGACAGCCAAGAAGTTTTCAATGAATGTACTAAATGGATTAGCAATAGGTACTGTTTTAGCATTAATACCAGGTGCATTACTAGGAGAATTATTTAAAGCATTATTACCTATTTTTCCTCAAGGTCAGTTTGTTTTAGATGTTACATCCATGTCCAACTCGATATTAGGATTAATTGTTGGTGTTTTGATTGGTTATCAATTTAAATTCACTCCTATTCAATCAGCTTCCCTCGGTCTTGCAGTCATGGTAGGTGGAGGAGCAGTTGATTTTTCAGGTGACGCGCTAACTATGGCAGGAACGGGCGATGTCATTAATATGATGTTTACCGGTGCTATTGGTGCTGGGATTATTCAATTGTTAGGTTCACGTTTAAAAAGTTACAGTATTATTTTAATACCGCCAATTCTATTAATTGTTGGTGGAGGGTTAGGTTATGCGCTTTTACCATATGTTGGGCACATTACAACACTTATCGGCCATTTTGTATCTCAGTTACTTACGCTACAACCTATTATCATGAGTGTTTTACTTGCGATTTTATTCTCTATTCTTATCACAACGCCAATTACTACAGTCGGAATTGCCCTTGCTGTTTCCCTAGCGGGTATTGGGTCTGGCGCTGGAAATTTAGGGGTCGTTGCTGCAGGCTTTGGGCTTGCGATTGCAGGTTGGAGAGTAAACTCAGTAGGGACATCACTGGCTCACTTTATTGGTTCCCCAAAAATGTCAATGCCGAACGTCTTTGCTAAACCGAAAATATTGCTACCAGTTATTTGTAATGCTGCTGTATTAGGAATACTAGCGGCGATATTTAAAATACAAGGAACGCCTATGAGTGCGGGGTTTGGATTTAGTGGACTGGTTGGCCCGGTTAACCATCTCAACTTGGCAGCAGGTGGATGGTCCGTTGGAAACATATTCATTACGATATTAGTATTTGTTGTCGCTCCAATAGGTTTAGGGATATTTTTTAATTACCTGTTTACAAAAATCTGGCCAATTATTTCACCAGAAGATTACAAACTCGACGTAGAATAA
- the lpdA gene encoding dihydrolipoyl dehydrogenase, with protein MVVGDFAEELETVVIGSGPGGYVAAIRAAQLGQKVAIIERGEIGGACLNVGCIPSKALIHASHKYQTSLDSKILGIHTKETTVNFKETQAWKNKEVVATLTKGVEMLLKKNKVEIMKGEAHFIDNETLRVMYDEDSGQTYNFKHAIIATGSRPIEIESFKFGKRVIDSTGALNLAEIPKKLIVIGGGYIGVELAGVYANFGTEVTILEGSEQILPSFEKDMVKLVVDAFKAKNVSIVTNAMAKFVKQTDKKATVTYDAGGQEEAIDADYVLVSVGRKPNTDDIGLELAGIKTNDKGLIEVDEQGRTNKKNIFAIGDVVPGAALAHKASYEAKVAAEVISGSKGAAVDYLAMPAICFTDPELATVGYTKKEAKEHGYDVKESKFPLAGNGRALSLNQTEGFVRLITEKESGTLLGAQLAGVSASDMIAEIGLAIENGLTAEDVTLTIHSHPSMAESVMDAAELALGQPIHI; from the coding sequence ATGGTAGTAGGGGATTTTGCTGAAGAATTAGAAACAGTAGTCATTGGTTCAGGACCAGGAGGGTATGTTGCTGCCATTCGTGCTGCACAACTTGGTCAAAAGGTAGCTATTATAGAGCGTGGAGAAATTGGTGGTGCTTGTTTAAACGTTGGTTGTATTCCATCTAAAGCGTTAATTCATGCTAGTCATAAATATCAAACTTCCTTGGATTCCAAAATTTTAGGCATTCATACGAAAGAAACGACCGTGAATTTTAAAGAAACACAAGCTTGGAAAAATAAAGAAGTCGTTGCTACGTTAACAAAGGGTGTTGAAATGCTTCTCAAGAAAAATAAAGTCGAAATAATGAAGGGAGAAGCACACTTTATTGATAATGAAACGCTTCGTGTTATGTATGATGAAGATTCTGGACAGACGTATAACTTTAAGCATGCGATTATCGCTACGGGAAGTCGTCCTATTGAAATCGAATCATTTAAATTTGGTAAACGTGTTATAGATTCCACTGGCGCATTAAACTTAGCTGAAATACCTAAGAAACTGATTGTCATAGGCGGAGGATATATTGGTGTTGAACTTGCTGGTGTTTACGCTAATTTCGGTACAGAAGTGACTATTTTAGAAGGATCAGAACAGATTTTACCTAGTTTTGAAAAAGATATGGTTAAACTTGTTGTTGATGCATTCAAAGCTAAAAATGTTTCCATTGTAACAAATGCGATGGCTAAATTTGTGAAGCAAACAGACAAAAAAGCAACGGTCACATATGATGCAGGTGGGCAAGAAGAGGCCATCGATGCTGACTATGTGTTAGTATCTGTAGGACGTAAACCAAACACAGATGATATTGGTTTAGAACTAGCTGGCATTAAAACAAATGATAAAGGTCTTATTGAAGTCGATGAACAAGGTCGCACGAATAAAAAGAATATTTTTGCCATTGGTGACGTTGTCCCCGGAGCTGCACTTGCCCATAAAGCAAGCTATGAGGCAAAAGTAGCTGCTGAAGTAATTAGTGGAAGCAAAGGTGCAGCAGTAGATTACTTGGCAATGCCTGCTATATGTTTCACAGATCCAGAACTAGCAACAGTTGGTTATACGAAAAAAGAAGCGAAAGAACATGGATATGACGTCAAAGAGAGCAAATTCCCACTTGCAGGTAATGGGCGTGCATTATCCCTCAATCAAACAGAAGGATTTGTCCGTCTCATTACAGAGAAGGAAAGTGGTACGCTATTAGGTGCGCAACTAGCTGGAGTTAGCGCAAGTGATATGATTGCTGAAATAGGGTTAGCTATCGAAAACGGATTAACTGCGGAAGATGTTACATTAACGATTCATAGTCACCCATCCATGGCAGAAAGTGTGATGGATGCTGCCGAGTTAGCATTAGGACAACCAATCCATATTTAA
- a CDS encoding dihydrolipoamide acetyltransferase family protein, with translation MIYSFILPDSGEGIHESEIVSWVVQPGDKVKEDDTLVEIQSDKAVVELPSPVSGVVKKLLFKEGDVPKVGDAIMEIEMSDEGAEKVAKEEEGNVTKERGTDTVAIEHEAVRHLTPSDELPEETLDQKSVAKKPASDVDIRMLAIPAVRKYAREKDVDITQVPATGKNSRVTKEDIDHFLASGGQAAQEEVVQKEMVQEQAAPETTVTELERRVKMTPTRKAIANAMVNSKATSPHVTVLDRVNVSKLVEHRDRFKVIAKKRGIKLTYTAYFVKALTAILARYPDLNASIDEKAGEIIYKNYMNVGIATDTDKGLFVPVIHEADRKSLFKIAEDLAENTEKAMNGTLTSADMKNSSMTITNVGALATSGVWSTPIINQPEVAILGVGRIEDEVIPDENKQPMVAPMLKISFGFDHRIIDGGTAQRAINDLKDYLADPELLFVEG, from the coding sequence ATGATTTATTCATTTATATTACCTGATAGCGGTGAAGGGATACACGAAAGTGAAATTGTCTCGTGGGTTGTACAACCTGGGGATAAAGTAAAAGAAGACGATACGCTAGTAGAAATTCAAAGTGATAAGGCTGTTGTAGAACTTCCTTCTCCTGTTTCTGGTGTTGTAAAAAAATTATTATTTAAGGAAGGTGATGTTCCAAAGGTTGGAGACGCAATTATGGAAATTGAGATGTCTGATGAAGGTGCTGAAAAAGTAGCAAAGGAAGAGGAAGGCAATGTTACGAAAGAGCGTGGTACGGATACGGTAGCCATTGAACATGAAGCTGTTCGTCATTTGACTCCATCAGATGAACTGCCTGAGGAAACACTAGATCAAAAATCAGTCGCTAAAAAGCCAGCTTCAGACGTGGACATTAGAATGTTAGCTATTCCAGCCGTTAGAAAATATGCACGTGAAAAAGATGTTGATATTACGCAAGTTCCAGCTACTGGAAAAAATAGTCGGGTCACAAAAGAAGATATTGATCATTTCTTAGCTTCAGGTGGACAAGCTGCACAAGAAGAAGTGGTTCAAAAAGAAATGGTTCAGGAACAAGCAGCACCCGAAACAACAGTCACTGAACTAGAGCGTAGAGTTAAAATGACTCCTACTCGTAAAGCGATTGCAAATGCCATGGTAAATAGTAAAGCGACTTCACCTCATGTAACGGTGTTGGATCGTGTGAATGTCTCTAAACTCGTAGAACATCGGGATCGTTTTAAGGTTATTGCCAAAAAACGAGGCATTAAATTAACGTATACTGCTTACTTTGTAAAAGCACTGACGGCTATATTAGCTCGTTACCCTGACTTAAATGCATCCATAGATGAGAAAGCAGGAGAAATTATTTATAAAAATTACATGAACGTAGGAATTGCAACAGATACAGATAAAGGTCTCTTTGTTCCGGTAATCCATGAGGCAGATCGTAAAAGTTTATTTAAGATTGCTGAAGACCTTGCCGAAAATACAGAAAAAGCAATGAATGGAACATTAACAAGTGCAGACATGAAAAATAGCTCAATGACAATTACGAATGTTGGAGCTCTTGCAACTAGTGGTGTATGGTCAACTCCAATTATCAATCAGCCAGAAGTTGCTATTCTTGGGGTAGGTAGGATAGAAGATGAAGTCATCCCTGATGAAAATAAACAACCAATGGTTGCACCGATGTTAAAAATATCATTTGGTTTTGATCATAGAATAATTGATGGTGGAACGGCACAAAGAGCAATTAATGATTTAAAAGATTATTTAGCTGATCCAGAATTACTTTTTGTAGAAGGGTGA